A region of Elusimicrobiota bacterium DNA encodes the following proteins:
- a CDS encoding site-specific DNA-methyltransferase, whose amino-acid sequence MAKIEITKTELVWPGKYNEDGTLKEVPRVSLPFQVIETVNESRATREAKKTNTPSLFDFYQGKEGDTFEAGWRNKLIWGENLLVMGSLLEKFAGKIDLIYIDPPFATGADFSFMAEIGEKGIEVEKEQSAIEEKAYRDTWGRGDSSFLSMMSQRLVLMRDLLTNDGSLFLHCDWHIGHYLKSICDDVFGRDRMVNEIAWCYTGPGSPGMRQFNRKHDTIFWYAKSAKWCFNANEVRVAHHEKTLDNFKKGLKGSGFVADTYDLAEKGKVPEDWWEMAIAARSPVDGVMRTGYATEKPWPLLDRIVKAASKEGQVVADFFCGSGTTLAVAERLGRRWIGCDLGRWGTHVSRKRLLGIENCKPFEVLNLGKYERQYWQGVTFGNTKEKPLTEQALFEYLAFILKLYSARPVAGMAHLHGKKGKAMIHIGAVDAPVTISEIDAAVDECAKLKQSELHVLGWEWEMGLYDLMVEASKKKGVKLLLLQIPREVMEQQAAAKGDVRFFELAYLEAEIKKPKKLTAQVELKDFVIPNTDLIPEEVRSKVKKWSDFIDYWSVDWDFQNDTFMQGWVAYRTRKERSLPLACDPHNYEKPGKYRILVKVIDIFGNDTSQAFDVEVK is encoded by the coding sequence ACCGTCAACGAGAGCCGCGCCACGCGCGAAGCGAAGAAGACCAACACGCCCTCTCTTTTCGACTTCTATCAAGGCAAGGAGGGAGACACATTTGAGGCGGGATGGCGGAACAAACTGATTTGGGGGGAAAATCTGCTGGTGATGGGGTCACTGCTGGAAAAGTTCGCAGGAAAAATCGACCTTATTTATATCGATCCGCCGTTTGCGACGGGGGCTGATTTTTCATTCATGGCAGAAATTGGGGAAAAAGGTATTGAGGTTGAGAAGGAGCAGTCTGCCATTGAGGAGAAGGCTTACCGAGATACTTGGGGGCGGGGTGACTCGTCCTTTCTCAGCATGATGTCCCAGCGTCTTGTGCTGATGCGGGATCTACTTACGAACGACGGTTCGCTTTTCCTTCACTGCGATTGGCACATCGGACACTATCTGAAGAGTATCTGCGATGATGTATTTGGGCGCGATCGGATGGTGAACGAGATAGCCTGGTGCTACACCGGACCTGGTTCTCCTGGAATGCGCCAGTTCAACCGGAAGCATGACACCATATTTTGGTACGCCAAGTCTGCTAAGTGGTGTTTTAATGCGAATGAAGTGCGCGTTGCCCATCACGAAAAGACTTTAGACAACTTCAAGAAGGGACTGAAAGGATCCGGATTCGTTGCGGATACCTATGATTTGGCGGAGAAGGGGAAAGTCCCAGAAGACTGGTGGGAAATGGCGATCGCGGCACGTTCTCCTGTCGATGGAGTAATGCGAACGGGCTACGCGACCGAGAAACCGTGGCCTCTTCTTGATCGTATCGTTAAAGCTGCGTCAAAAGAGGGGCAGGTCGTAGCCGACTTTTTCTGCGGCTCCGGCACCACGCTTGCCGTTGCCGAAAGGCTTGGCCGCCGTTGGATTGGGTGCGATTTAGGGCGTTGGGGAACCCACGTCTCTCGTAAGCGTCTCCTTGGCATCGAGAACTGTAAACCGTTTGAGGTTCTCAACCTCGGCAAATACGAACGTCAATACTGGCAGGGCGTGACTTTTGGCAACACCAAGGAGAAGCCGCTGACGGAACAGGCGCTCTTCGAATATCTCGCTTTCATCCTCAAGCTTTACAGTGCCCGGCCGGTGGCTGGCATGGCCCATCTGCACGGCAAGAAGGGCAAGGCCATGATCCACATCGGCGCAGTGGACGCACCGGTAACGATCTCCGAAATAGACGCGGCCGTGGACGAATGCGCAAAGCTCAAACAGAGCGAACTTCACGTCCTCGGCTGGGAATGGGAGATGGGGCTCTACGACCTGATGGTCGAGGCCTCCAAGAAGAAGGGTGTGAAACTCCTGCTCTTGCAAATCCCCCGCGAGGTCATGGAACAGCAGGCCGCCGCGAAGGGTGACGTGCGATTCTTTGAGCTGGCTTACCTCGAAGCCGAGATTAAGAAACCCAAGAAACTGACGGCGCAGGTCGAACTCAAGGACTTTGTCATCCCCAACACCGATCTGATCCCAGAAGAAGTGCGAAGCAAGGTCAAAAAGTGGTCGGACTTTATTGACTATTGGTCAGTGGACTGGGACTTTCAGAACGACACCTTCATGCAAGGCTGGGTCGCCTACCGAACCCGAAAGGAGCGCTCGCTCCCACTCGCCTGCGATCCGCACAATTACGAGAAACCAGGTAAATACCGCATCTTGGTTAAGGTGATCGATATTTTCGGAAACGACACTTCTCAGGCTTTCGACGTGGAAGTGAAATAG